In Pyrodictium occultum, the genomic window TAGCCTCCCTGTAGCGCTCCCGGAGCCCCCGTATCAGGGCGCCCAGCTTCTCCCTCCGGGCCTCCCTGCTGGCCACGCCGCTCGGGTACATGCTACCGGCCTCGAAGGCGCGGCGGACATGCTCCTCCGCCACCCGCAGGCCCCTCGTCACCCTGTTGCGCATCTCCTCTACGTAGGCCCTGAGCACCGTCGCTGGGAGGCTTATCTCGTGCCTCGCCGGCGGCTTTATGGTTATCCAGGTCGCTAGCGCCTCGAAGCTCTGTATAGTCACCCCGTTGGCCTGGAGGAAGCGTCGGGCCTCCTCGTAGACCGTCGGGGGCATGTATATCTCCAGCCCGTAGCCGAGCCGGGCCTCGGCAAGCATCCCGGCAAGCACCCGCACCGCCTCGTCAAGGCTGCCCGCGCCCAGGATTGCACGGAGCCGGGGGTCTGTGACCGCGCTAGTGTCAAGCACGTAGACCCTGAGCCTCCTCTGCAGCTTCTCCCTCATCGCCTCACCACCGCTGCCGCCGCCAAGGATCCCCCGGGGAGGACACATCAACAGCGCCCCGTAGCCCTCCCACTAGGGCGTGCAGGACAAGCCAATAACACTTGTCCCAAGAAGCGGGAGCCGACGTGTTATAGCCGCTCCCCTCCCCGACGCAGCGCCCGGAAGGCTGGAGGGGGAGCCTTGACAGCCTCTAGGCTCGCCGCGCTGCAGGGGGCGCTAGCCTTCACCACCCTTATAGGCCTGCTGGCCGTGGCCACCGCTCCGGCCAGGGAGCTAGTGCTACACTTCGCAGGCTACCTGGCCCTCGCCTCAGCCGTCTCCGCCGCCGCCGCCCGGATGCTGGCGAGGGGCTACGCCGAGGCACTGGCTAGGGCCCTCGCACACGTCTCCAGGCTAGGCGTGGCGGAGCTGGGGCCCCGGGGCGCCACCGACGCTACCCTCGTGGCCCAGAGCATCGCGGGGCTGGAGCAGGTGGCGGGCCTCTGGCCCCTGGCGGCGGCAGGCGCCGGGGTGTCAGGGCTGCTAGCCTCAATACTATCATACTACATCGCCAGGAGGGGCGCCGCGGCCCTGCTGAGGCTTGCCAAGAGCCTCGGGGCGGAGCCCGCGTGCAGAAGCCCGCCGGGGCTCAGCGTGGCCGCGGTCTCCTCGATAACCCTCGCCGGGCTCGGCGCCTCGGCTGTAATAGCCTCCCCCAGCTACGGGAGGCTGCTGAGGTGCATAGAGGAGGCCGGGGAAGAGCTTAGGAGGTCTCTCGAGAGCCGCGCGGCCCCGGCGGAGGCCGGGGAGGATGCGGGAGCGGCAGCCCCGGGGCCCGTGGAGCCGGTAGACGGGGAGGGGAAGGGTGCCGGGGAGGGGCTGTAGGGCTAGACTCGCAGCCCTCTTAGCGGGCTACATAGCCTATCTGGCCCTCCTCTTCAACCCTAGGACGAGCCGCTACACTGTGGAGGCCTCGCTAGCCGTCCTCGCAGGGCTCCTAGTCTACATGGCCGCCGGCTACCTTCGGGCGTCGTGCGGCCAGCACCCCGGCGGCGGGGGCGGCGAGCTAACCCGGACCCCGGTAGGCTAGTCTATCGGGGAGACGCCAGTCTCGAGGATCCGGCGCACCCGTATCCAGGTCTCCTTTATCTTCCTCATCCTGGCCCTTAGGACCCCGCCCTCCTCCCTGGCCTCGACCAGGACGACGTCGACCCCGAGGCTCTGCATGTAGTCCATGAACTCCTCTAGCTCATCCCTGCCGGCGAACTCCAGCTCGAACTCCTCGTAGACCATGTAGCCGCCGGCGACCTTCTTGACGGTCTCCACCGCCGGCTGGAGGGCGGCGCGGCCCAGCTCCAGGGCTATGGCGTCGAGCCTCGGGCCCTCCACCCCCTCCTCGTAGACCCGGAATATCTCGCGGAGGATCCTGGAGAAGAGGAAGCTCCAGCCCTCCTCCATGAAGAACCTCATGCCCAGCCTTATATCGCCTATATTGGTGGAGGAGGTCGTATACTTCAGCGGGGGCACCCGGTAGTCCGGGTCCTTCACCACGACGCCCTCGCGGCCCTCACGGTCAAGCCTCTCCACTATCCTCTTGAAGGCCTCCACATCGGTCTTCTCCAGCACCCCCAGCACCGGGACATGGGGGACCCCGTGCTTCTCCGCCGCCTCGTCCCGCATCCTCGGCGGCAGCGGCCTCCCGCCGCGGAAGATGTCGAAGACAAAGTAGCCGAAGCGGGGCGCCTCGGGATAGAAGTACCTCGTGTAAGGGTTTTCGAGGCCTATAACCTCCCCCGCCGCCACGTGGTCCTCGGGGCCCAGCTCGCGGAGCATCTCCCTCAGCCTGTCGCCCATGAGCCTCTCGAGCCTGGAGGTAGTGTAGGGGCAGATCAGCCCGCCCCGCGTAACGGCTAGTATCCTGTCATCGACCAGGACCACCCTGACATTGTACCCGTTGAGCTTCTCCTCCACAACAACCCTGTCCAGGAAGTGGCGGGGAAGCGCGACGCTTGGAAGGACCATCCTCTGTATCGGCGGGTAGCCGGGAACCACCCTCCACCAGCCCCTGCCGAAGACCACAGCGGTGCCCTCATGGTGCCCCGCCACCCCCCGGCGGAGGGAGGCGTAGAGGAGGCCCCTGAACTCGCGGAAGCGGAGCGTCCTCCGGGAGGCCAGCTCCTCCACCCGCTCCCTGGGCAGCCCTAGGGCGTCAGCTACCACGTCGAGCATCCAGGGCTCCGGCCGGTGTATCCACGTCAATGAGGCTGCACCCCTGCAGGTTTCTCCGAGAGGGCTGCTGGGGAGACCGGGGGCCGCAGCCCGCAGTGGGCGGAGACCCCCGCTGGCCTACGGCAAGCCCCTCCGAGCGCATAGCCTATGAGGGGAAAAAGCCCATCACCGTGTAGGTGGGAGCTACTGGCTCTCCGCCTTCTCTAGTACAGCTGCCGTCCCGTAGGCTAGGAGGAGCACCCACTCGCCGCCAACGCCGACGACTCTCCTGGTGTCGATACGGATGCCGAGGACGGCGTTTGCGCCTAGCTTGCGGGCCTCCTGCTTCACACGCTCCATTATAGCGTCTAGCTCGGCCTCAAGGCCGGCTACAGTGAGGCTTATCGGCCTTGAAGCATAGACTAGCCCCTTGAGCTCGCGCACCCTGTAGCCCTCGGCCCTCTCCACGGATAGCAGGAGCACATCCCCCGTCAACGCCCTACCACCCCAGCCTAGCTGGTTGGTGAACTGAAACCCTTACCCTCATTATATCTACAGCACCGGTGGAGGCTAAATTAGTCAAGTTACGTTAGACGAGCCCACAATCATTCATCACTTGCCGGGGCCCGTCTCAGCCCCAGCCCTAACGTGCTCCAGGAGCCGGCTGGTAAGAAGCTCGACGCGGAGCCTGCCCAGAGCACCGGCCAGTACCGCGCCGTGGAGGAATACAGTGTAGCACTTTATGCACGGCGTAACTATCTCCCTGACTCCCTGCTCCAGCATCCGCTCCACCCTCCACCTGTAGATCCGCTCGCGGATGCCTGGGAAGGGCTCCTCCTTCAGGTAGTTGACTCCACCTCCACCCCCGCAGCAGAGCGTGTACGGTGGCCTGTCCCTCGGCTGCCCGGCGCCAGCTAGTCTCAGCACCAGGGGGCAGACCGTGCGGTATCCAAAGCGGCAAAAGCCGCAGCTGGTGAAGACCATGGAGCCCCTGCCGCCATTACCGTGGCCGGCTCGAGGCGCTAGGCCTGCTACCATAGCCAGTCCGTCAGCTACCTCGACGCCTCCTCCCGGGACGAGCCCATACGCTCTAGCCAGGTGTATGAACTTTATGTCGGCGCCGCATGTAATAGCTACGACTCTCCTGGCTCCTAGCTTCTCAGCCTCCTCGACAGCCTTCTCGAGCAGGGCTAGCCCCACGTCGGGCCTGGCCGCGTCGAATGCTACATTACCCCCGAGGTCGAGGGCCTCCGGCGATACAGTTACCTTGGCACCCAGGAGGCGGAGGAGGAGGAGAACCTCCCGCAGCTTCTCCGGATACAAAGTGGTCTCGAAGGGCGAGGGCACGTAGAGGACGTCGCCCGGGCTGCCGGGCTCTACGCCTGCCTCTTTAGCCACCCTCTCCAGGACACGGCGGGGCTCCTCCCGCCTAGCTACGAAGCTGTGGCCGGAGACGGCGGCGTTCTCGGCAACCTGCTGAAGGCTCTTCGGAGCCCTGCCCTGCAGGCTGAGCTTCGCCCTAGCGGCGTAGACTAGCCTCCAGACCTCTATGCCGAAGGGGCATAGGAGGGTGCAGGCGCCGCACATGCTGCAGGTGTAGAGCGAGACAAGGTCGTCGCTCGTGGCCCTGCCCTCCAGGAGTACCCGTGCTGCAGCCTCTAGGCGCCGCGGCGGTGCCAGCCTCGGATCACGGACTGCACGGTAGGATGTACAGCCTGCTGCGCACATCATGCACCGGGTGCATGCTGCCAGCGCCTCCCGGGCTATCTCCTCTGCCTCGCCTATTATAGCGTCCACTGCATCCCTATGGATCACGGCCACACCTCAGCCCTGGCTTCCCGGGTGCCCCGAGAACACATTATATTATTTAATTACTTATATTCATAAAATTCAAAAATAAATATATGAGGGTCCTGCTCCTCAGACTTCGGGGCGGGCACCATGCCTCTCGACGAGACCGCACTGAGAGCAGCAATAGCCGATGTACTCCTCCGTACAGCAGGGCTGCCTACCTTAGACGAAGTAGGCAGGATCATGAGGCGAGCCGAGAAGGGCACCAGGGTCGTCATAGTGATCGACAACTCCAGGTATGCCAGGGCTGAAGCCGATAACCTAAAGAAGCTCCTGGAGAGGTATGAGGGCGTTGAAACGAGGATCGTTGAGAAGAGTAGCTGGGGCTCCGAGCTACCCCCGCCCCTGATAAGCATAGACGGCACCCTAGAGGGCAGGATATTCTTCTACGGGGCCCCCTCTGACATACTCAAGCCGATCTTCCTGCTAGCTGTCGCAGCATCCGCCGAGGCATGGAGGCCGGGTCGCTGCAGGGGGCTCGGCGGCGTGAAGGGGCGGGCCAGGCTCTACGTGGTGCCGGGCCTACCCTGCGCTAAGACATTGTACGACGCGCTGCATATACTCTGCTGCAGCACGGCTGAGCTGGAGGTCGTCAACGTCGAGGGCTACTATGCCACTGGTAGAGAGATCCCGGTGAGACGTGTGCCTACCTTCATCTCGCCCAGCGGCAGGGTGCATGTGGGTGAGCCGAGGGATCCGGAGGAGCTAGCGGAGTGGTGGGGGTAGCCAGATATTTTTAATTTTATCTCGTAATATACGCTAGTTACGTAGATTAGTAGGCCTTGTGGAAGAGCCTAGTGGGGGCGGGCATGGCCGGCGGAGAAGCAGTGCTCGACTTGACAGCCCTGACCACGGTATGCGGCGACTACACTGTGCACATACTCTCCAAGCTGAAGGCGCTAGCCAGCGGTGAGAGGCTTGTAGTCAGGGCTAGGGCTGGGGACCGCGGCCTAGTCGAGGCGGCTGCCCTAAGCCTGGAGAAGGCAGGCATCGCGAGGATCCTCGAGAAGGGCGAGAGGGAGGGAACCTTCTACGTAGTGCTCGAGAAGAGGGGGTAGGGGTGGCCCCGATCCCGGCAGCCTCCTACGAGGCCGCCGCCCTACTGGCCGCTGCGCTGCTCCCTATAGCCTATGCAGGGCTAAGCGGGGCTAGGGGCTACCGGTCTGCGGCCAGGGCTCTCCGGCGTCTCCTCCGCGACCTCCTGGTGCTCCCGGCCCTGGGGCATCCTACAGCGTTGCTGACAGCCCTCCTGGCAAGCATGCTCCACCTCGGGCTCGCCGCCGCCGTGGCTATGCACCTTGTGCTCGCCGGCGCCTGGAGCGGACTCTACACGGCGCCCCCCAGCGTCCTGGAGGCGTTGATCCATGCCAGGACTATAGCAGCATGGCTGGTGCTGGCCTCCGCCGCTAGCCTGCTGGGTATGCGGCTCTACACCCGCCTAGCACTAGGC contains:
- a CDS encoding RNA ligase partner protein; its protein translation is MCPPRGILGGGSGGEAMREKLQRRLRVYVLDTSAVTDPRLRAILGAGSLDEAVRVLAGMLAEARLGYGLEIYMPPTVYEEARRFLQANGVTIQSFEALATWITIKPPARHEISLPATVLRAYVEEMRNRVTRGLRVAEEHVRRAFEAGSMYPSGVASREARREKLGALIRGLRERYREATRHGVLDSIEDLDAVLLALETQGVLVTNDEGVRRFAEMLGVVSIDPLRFLSILQGLIERARRRAEREAEASVETPEPGGS
- a CDS encoding RNA ligase; the protein is MTWIHRPEPWMLDVVADALGLPRERVEELASRRTLRFREFRGLLYASLRRGVAGHHEGTAVVFGRGWWRVVPGYPPIQRMVLPSVALPRHFLDRVVVEEKLNGYNVRVVLVDDRILAVTRGGLICPYTTSRLERLMGDRLREMLRELGPEDHVAAGEVIGLENPYTRYFYPEAPRFGYFVFDIFRGGRPLPPRMRDEAAEKHGVPHVPVLGVLEKTDVEAFKRIVERLDREGREGVVVKDPDYRVPPLKYTTSSTNIGDIRLGMRFFMEEGWSFLFSRILREIFRVYEEGVEGPRLDAIALELGRAALQPAVETVKKVAGGYMVYEEFELEFAGRDELEEFMDYMQSLGVDVVLVEAREEGGVLRARMRKIKETWIRVRRILETGVSPID
- a CDS encoding heavy metal-binding domain-containing protein, whose amino-acid sequence is MTGDVLLLSVERAEGYRVRELKGLVYASRPISLTVAGLEAELDAIMERVKQEARKLGANAVLGIRIDTRRVVGVGGEWVLLLAYGTAAVLEKAESQ
- a CDS encoding (Fe-S)-binding protein; translated protein: MIHRDAVDAIIGEAEEIAREALAACTRCMMCAAGCTSYRAVRDPRLAPPRRLEAAARVLLEGRATSDDLVSLYTCSMCGACTLLCPFGIEVWRLVYAARAKLSLQGRAPKSLQQVAENAAVSGHSFVARREEPRRVLERVAKEAGVEPGSPGDVLYVPSPFETTLYPEKLREVLLLLRLLGAKVTVSPEALDLGGNVAFDAARPDVGLALLEKAVEEAEKLGARRVVAITCGADIKFIHLARAYGLVPGGGVEVADGLAMVAGLAPRAGHGNGGRGSMVFTSCGFCRFGYRTVCPLVLRLAGAGQPRDRPPYTLCCGGGGGVNYLKEEPFPGIRERIYRWRVERMLEQGVREIVTPCIKCYTVFLHGAVLAGALGRLRVELLTSRLLEHVRAGAETGPGK